The following coding sequences lie in one Cannabis sativa cultivar Pink pepper isolate KNU-18-1 chromosome 5, ASM2916894v1, whole genome shotgun sequence genomic window:
- the LOC115717323 gene encoding leucine carboxyl methyltransferase 1 homolog, producing MAEMADSRSNRAAVQATNDDASASKLSCVKKGYMKDDYIHLFVRRPVRRSPIINRGYFARWAALRQLLFQFLDTESNGDEKVQTKKQILSLGAGFDTTFFQLQDEGKAPHLYVEVDFKEVTSKKAALIESCSQLRNKINPSASISQDKGEVLSDNYKLLPVDLRDVNKLDDIIVLADMDPSLPTFIIAECVLIYLDPDSSSAVVGWASKTFSTAIFFLYEQIHPDDAFGQQMIKNLESRGCGLLGLYATPTLQAKEKLFLDNGWQRAVAWDMLKVYSTFIEAQERRRIERLELFDEFEEWHMMQEHYCVAYAINDAMGLFGDFGFQRTHSTC from the exons ATGGCGGAGATGGCTGATTCGCGTAGCAACAGAGCTGCTGTTCAAGCCACCAACGACGACGCTTCCGCCAGCAAATT GTCCTGCGTTAAAAAAGGGTACATGAAGGATGACTATATCCATTTATTTGTAAGGAGACCCGTGAGGAGATCTCCCATAATTAATCGTG GCTACTTTGCGCGTTGGGCTGCTCTTCGAcagcttctttttcaatttcTGGACACTGAGAGTAATGGGGATGAAAAGGTTCAAACAAAGAAGCAGATATTATCACTTGGAGCTGGTTTTGATACTACGTTTTTTCAATTGCAG GATGAAGGGAAAGCCCCACATTTATATGTGGAAGTGGATTTTAAGGAG gtTACTAGTAAGAAAGCTGCACTTATAGAGAGTTGCAGTCAGTTGAGGAACAAAATTAATCCATCTGCATCCATTTCACAAG ATAAAGGGGAAGTACTTAGTGATAACTATAAACTACTCCCAGTGGATTTGCGTGACGTAAACAAGTTAGATGACATCATAGTATTGGCTGATATGGATCCCAG CTTGCCGACTTTTATAATAGCAGAATGCGTTTTGATATACTTGGATCCAGATTCAAGTAGCGCTGTAGTTGGTTGGGCATCAAAAACATTTTCTACAgcaatatttttcttgtatGAACAG ATTCATCCGGACGATGCTTTTGGGCAACAGATGATTAAGAATTTGGAG AGCCGGGGCTGCGGACTCCTGGGTTTATATGCCACACCAACGTTACAAGCAAAGGAAAAACTTTTTCTTGACAATGGATGGCAG AGGGCTGTTGCTTGGGACATGCTAAAAGTTTATAGTACTTTTATCGAAGCTCAAGAAAGACGTAG GATTGAACGGCTAGAACTGTTTGATGAATTTGAAGAATGGCACATGATGCAG